TTCTATTCTTTCCGGTATCTTTTTTCTAACGCTCCACACTTCGCCAGCTTGCGCTGGCTTGCGACCGAGAGCGGCCTCAAGCCGCCGAGGAAATGTCGCTGGCTAACCGAGCCAGCGGCTGGGTCTCGACTCAAAACGGCGCCGGTTCCTCGCCGGACGAAGCAAAAGGCCTGCTTTCCGGCGCGGGCGAAACACCCTGATCCGGCCGGTAAGCGGCGCCGGCCGCGCTGGACGCTTTGGTGTCCAGCATTTGCATGCTATCCGCCACCACTTCCGCGGACTGAAACTGCTGGCCGTTTTTCTCATACACGCCGATCTGCAAACGACCTTCGATCGCCACCGGCTTACCCTTGCGCAAATAGGTGTTGCAGGTCTCGGCCAGCTTACGCCAGGCAACGATACGGATAAAATCAGCTTCCGCGTCGCGCTTGGAGGTGCGGTTCACAGCCAGCGAAAACCGCGAGACCATGACGCCCGCTGAAGTTGAGCGCGCTTCCGGGTCGTGGGTCAATCTGCCGATCAAAAAAACTTTATTATACATGCTCTTTCCTTTTTTTTCTTTCTACACATCACGCTTGTTTCACCTGTAAAGCTCGGGTCAAAAAGGCACATCGTCTTCTGTCGCGCCGTCAAAAGGATTGCCGCCAGCCGTAGCGGGTGGTTCGTTGCTCGGCGCAATGGCTTTGGCGGGCGCTGACACCGGCGCGTTAAACAGCCGGACGGTCTTAGCATTGATCTCGGTCTGGCTAAATTTCTGGCCATTGGCCTCGCGGCGGTTGACCTGAATACGGCCTTCGACCAGCGCCAGAGAATTGATCTGCAGATTTTCCGCGGCGTAATCCGCCTGCCGTCCAAAGGCGACAACGGGAATTTTATCGAATGTCGTCTGTCCATCGGGGCGCGGCGGCCGCGCGA
The genomic region above belongs to Candidatus Margulisiibacteriota bacterium and contains:
- the ssb gene encoding single-stranded DNA-binding protein, translated to MYNKVFLIGRLTHDPEARSTSAGVMVSRFSLAVNRTSKRDAEADFIRIVAWRKLAETCNTYLRKGKPVAIEGRLQIGVYEKNGQQFQSAEVVADSMQMLDTKASSAAGAAYRPDQGVSPAPESRPFASSGEEPAPF
- a CDS encoding single-stranded DNA-binding protein — encoded protein: MNFNSIVLIGTVQEKPETKYTTENGLSVSKFTLNVARPPRPDGQTTFDKIPVVAFGRQADYAAENLQINSLALVEGRIQVNRREANGQKFSQTEINAKTVRLFNAPVSAPAKAIAPSNEPPATAGGNPFDGATEDDVPF